A part of Cannabis sativa cultivar Pink pepper isolate KNU-18-1 chromosome 6, ASM2916894v1, whole genome shotgun sequence genomic DNA contains:
- the LOC115724517 gene encoding cell division protein FtsZ homolog 1, chloroplastic, which yields MSTLQLRNLNELFSTSSSPISTQFHHRKPFSLSQAPQRTCISQSNRRRTTLKRHRFGVVSCSFAPMETAKIKVVGVGGGGNNAVNRMIGSGLQGVDFYAINTDSQALLQSAAEHPLQIGELLTRGLGTGGNPLLGEQAAEESKEAIANALKGSDLVFITAGMGGGTGSGAAPVVAQISKEAGYLTVGVVTYPFSFEGRKRSMQALEAIEKLQKNVDTLIVIPNDRLLAISDEQTPLQDAFLLADDVLRQGVQGISDIITIPGLVNVDFADVKAVMKDSGTAMLGVGVSSSKNRAEEAAEQATLAPLIGSSIQSATGVVYNITGGRDITLQEVNRVSQVVTSLADPSANIIFGAVVDDRYHGEIHVTIIATGFSQSFQKTLLTDPKAAKLVNKVAGGQESKGVPLPLNALTAPTVPSRSSPRKLFF from the exons ATGTCGACTCTTCAGCTCCGAAATCTCAACGAGCTTTTCTCAACGTCCTCGTCTCCAATTTCCACTCAGTTTCACCACCGGAAGCCATTCTCTCTTTCTCAAGCTCCCCAACGAACATGCATTTCTCAGAGCAACAGACGAAGAACTACCCTCAAACGACACCGTTTTGGTGTTGTAAGTTGTTCCTTTGCTCCAATGGAGACTGCCAAGATTAAGGTGGTTGGTGTTGGTGGGGGTGGCAACAATGCGGTAAATCGTATGATTGGTAGCGGTTTACAG GGTGTCGACTTCTATGCCATAAACACAGATTCTCAAGCTCTGTTGCAGTCTGCTGCTGAGCATCCGCTTCAAATTGGAGAGCTTCTGACTCGTGGACTAG GTACTGGGGGGAATCCACTTTTGGGAGAACAAGCTGCTGAAGAATCGAAAGAGGCCATTGCAAATGCCCTTAAGGGTTCGGATCTTGTGTTTATAACAGCTGGTATGGGTGGAGGTACGGGATCCGGTGCTGCCCCAGTTGTTGCTCAAATATCGAAAGAGGCTGGTTATTTGACTGTTGGTGTGGTTACCTACCCTTTCAGCTTTGAAGGGCGTAAAAGATCCATGCAG gCACTGGAAGCTATTGAGAAGTTGCAGAAAAATGTGGACACTCTTATAGTGATTCCCAATGACCGCCTACTTGCTATTTCAGATGAGCAGACGCCTCTTCAGGATGCTTTCCTTCTTGCTGATGATGTTCTACGTCAAGGTGTTCAAGGAATTTCAGATATAATCACA ATTCCAGGACTAGTAAATGTGGATTTTGCAGATGTTAAGGCAGTTATGAAAGACTCAGGAACTGCAATGCTGGGGGTTGGAGTTTCCTCCAGTAAAAACCGTGCAGAAGAAGCTGCCGAACAAGCTACATTGGCTCCACTCATTGGATCATCAATTCAGTCAGCTACTGGTGTAGTGTACAATATAACAGGCGGAAGAGACATAACCCTGCAAGAAGTGAACAGAGTATCCCAG GTTGTGACAAGCTTGGCAGATCCTTCTGCGAACATAATATTTGGAGCTGTTGTAGATGACCGATATCATGGTGAAATTCATGTGACTATTATCGCCACAGGCTTCTCGCAGTCGTTTCAGAAGACCCTATTAACAGACCCCAAGGCAGCTAAACTAGTTAACAAAGTAGCAGGAGGTCAAGAGAGCAAGGGAGTTCCCCTTCCCCTCAATGCATTAACAGCTCCTACTGTTCCATCAAGATCATCTCCACGAAAGCTTTTCTTTTAG
- the LOC115724516 gene encoding transcription initiation factor TFIID subunit 6 isoform X1 yields the protein MSVVPKEAIEVIAQSIGITNLSPDVALALAPDVEYRVREIMQEAIKCMRHSRRTTLTTEDVDSALKLRHVEPIYGFASGDHLRFKRAAGHKDLFFIDNKDVEFKDVVDAPLPKPPLDVSVSAHWLAIEGIQPAIPENAPVEALAASSDGKRTESKEDGLSIDIKLPIKHVLSRELQLYFDKVTELTANRPGFTIFREVLISLATDSGLHPLVPYFIYFIADKVTQNMNNFPLLFALMRLARSLLQNPSIHIEPYLHQLMPSVVTCLVAKRLGNRVSDNHWELRNFAANLIASICKRFGHVYHNLQSRVTRTLLHAFLDPTKALPQQYGAIQGLAALGPSVVRLLVLPNLEPYMQLLEPEMLLEKQKDKMKRHEAWRVYGALLCASGQCMHDKLKKFRSIFLPPSRATLKSNGKIATVKTNKRKASADNSMQQPPFKKIATDGSMGGMAINSMQLQTDMQGGFSTGIVASQGVISSMSRSLTNESLPTRELGGQMTKKSSVLAQAWKEDMDAGHLLASLFEIFGESVFSFTPKPELALFL from the exons ATGAGCGTTGTGCCGAAGGAAGCAATTGAGGTCATTGCTCAAAGCATTGGCATTACCAATTTGTCCCCAGATGTGGCCCTGGCTCTGGCTCCTGATGTTGAGTACCGGGTTCGTGAGATCATGCAG GAGGCAATTAAATGCATGCGCCACTCTAGACGCACTACTCTTACTACTGAGGATGTGGATAGTGCACTGAAGTTAAGACATGTTGAG CCTATATACGGTTTTGCTTCGGGCGATCATCTGCGGTTCAAGAGAGCTGCTGGACACAAGGATTTATTCTTCATTGATAACAAGGATGTGGAGTTTAAAGAT GTAGTTGATGCACCTTTACCCAAACCACCACTTGATGTATCGGTTAGTGCTCATTGGCTGGCAATTGAAGGCATTCAGCCTGCAATTCCTGAAAATGCTCCAGTTGAAG CACTTGCAGCTTCCTCTGATGGCAAAAGAACTGAGAGTAAAGAAGATGGGCTTTCTATTGACATTAAATTACCTATTAAACATGTTCTGTCAAGGGAACTTCAG CTTTACTTCGATAAAGTCACGGAGCTTACAGCGAACAGGCCTGGCTTTACCATTTTTAGAGAAGTGTTGATCAGCTTGGCAACAGATTCCGGACTTCACCCTTTAGTTCCTTATTTTATTTACTTCATTGCTGATAAG GTTACAcaaaatatgaataattttCCTCTCCTATTTGCTTTGATGCGTCTTGCCAGAAGTCTTCTTCAAAATCCAAGTATACATATAGAACCTTAT CTTCACCAGTTAATGCCATCTGTAGTCACATGCCTTGTTGCTAAAAGACTTGGGAATAGGGTTTCTGATAATCATTGGGAGCTGAGAAACTTTGCTGCAAACCTGATTGCTTCAATTTGCAAAAG ATTTGGGCACGTTTATCACAATCTGCAGTCGCGCGTGACTAGAACTCTGCTTCATGCTTTCCTGGACccaacaaaagcattacctcAGCAATATGGAGCTATCCAAGGTCTAGCAGCTCTTGGTCCAAGTGTG GTTCGACTGCTTGTTCTACCAAATCTCGAGCCATACATGCAGCTTCTTGAACCAGAAATGCTACTCGAGAAGCAAAAGGACAAGATGAAGAGGCATGAAGCTTGGCGTGTATATGGAGCCTTGCTG TGTGCATCTGGTCAGTGCATGCACGATAAGCTGAAAAAATTCCGTAGCATTTTTTTGCCTCCTTCTCGTGCCACTTTGAAGAGCAATGGGAAGATTGCAACAGTAAAGACAA ATAAACGCAAAGCAAGTGCAGACAATTCGATGCAGCAACCGCCATTCAAGAAAATAGCCACAGATGGAAGCATGGGGGGCATGGCGATTAACTCCATGCAATTGCAAACTGACATGCAAGGTGGATTTTCAACTGGCATTGTGGCTTCCCAGGGTGTTATATCATCAATGTCTCGGTCGTTAACAAATGAAAGCTTGCCAACAAGAGAGTTGGGAGGTCAAATGACAAAGAAATCTTCTGTTCTTGCTCAGGCTTGGAAAGAGGATATGGATGCAGGTCATTTACTGGCGTCATTGTTTGAAATTTTTGGTGAAAGTGTGTTCTCCTTTACTCCCAAACCTGAGTTAGCCCTCTTCTTGTGA
- the LOC115724516 gene encoding transcription initiation factor TFIID subunit 6 isoform X2 has product MSVVPKEAIEVIAQSIGITNLSPDVALALAPDVEYRVREIMQEAIKCMRHSRRTTLTTEDVDSALKLRHVEPIYGFASGDHLRFKRAAGHKDLFFIDNKDVEFKDVVDAPLPKPPLDVSVSAHWLAIEGIQPAIPENAPVEASSDGKRTESKEDGLSIDIKLPIKHVLSRELQLYFDKVTELTANRPGFTIFREVLISLATDSGLHPLVPYFIYFIADKVTQNMNNFPLLFALMRLARSLLQNPSIHIEPYLHQLMPSVVTCLVAKRLGNRVSDNHWELRNFAANLIASICKRFGHVYHNLQSRVTRTLLHAFLDPTKALPQQYGAIQGLAALGPSVVRLLVLPNLEPYMQLLEPEMLLEKQKDKMKRHEAWRVYGALLCASGQCMHDKLKKFRSIFLPPSRATLKSNGKIATVKTNKRKASADNSMQQPPFKKIATDGSMGGMAINSMQLQTDMQGGFSTGIVASQGVISSMSRSLTNESLPTRELGGQMTKKSSVLAQAWKEDMDAGHLLASLFEIFGESVFSFTPKPELALFL; this is encoded by the exons ATGAGCGTTGTGCCGAAGGAAGCAATTGAGGTCATTGCTCAAAGCATTGGCATTACCAATTTGTCCCCAGATGTGGCCCTGGCTCTGGCTCCTGATGTTGAGTACCGGGTTCGTGAGATCATGCAG GAGGCAATTAAATGCATGCGCCACTCTAGACGCACTACTCTTACTACTGAGGATGTGGATAGTGCACTGAAGTTAAGACATGTTGAG CCTATATACGGTTTTGCTTCGGGCGATCATCTGCGGTTCAAGAGAGCTGCTGGACACAAGGATTTATTCTTCATTGATAACAAGGATGTGGAGTTTAAAGAT GTAGTTGATGCACCTTTACCCAAACCACCACTTGATGTATCGGTTAGTGCTCATTGGCTGGCAATTGAAGGCATTCAGCCTGCAATTCCTGAAAATGCTCCAGTTGAAG CTTCCTCTGATGGCAAAAGAACTGAGAGTAAAGAAGATGGGCTTTCTATTGACATTAAATTACCTATTAAACATGTTCTGTCAAGGGAACTTCAG CTTTACTTCGATAAAGTCACGGAGCTTACAGCGAACAGGCCTGGCTTTACCATTTTTAGAGAAGTGTTGATCAGCTTGGCAACAGATTCCGGACTTCACCCTTTAGTTCCTTATTTTATTTACTTCATTGCTGATAAG GTTACAcaaaatatgaataattttCCTCTCCTATTTGCTTTGATGCGTCTTGCCAGAAGTCTTCTTCAAAATCCAAGTATACATATAGAACCTTAT CTTCACCAGTTAATGCCATCTGTAGTCACATGCCTTGTTGCTAAAAGACTTGGGAATAGGGTTTCTGATAATCATTGGGAGCTGAGAAACTTTGCTGCAAACCTGATTGCTTCAATTTGCAAAAG ATTTGGGCACGTTTATCACAATCTGCAGTCGCGCGTGACTAGAACTCTGCTTCATGCTTTCCTGGACccaacaaaagcattacctcAGCAATATGGAGCTATCCAAGGTCTAGCAGCTCTTGGTCCAAGTGTG GTTCGACTGCTTGTTCTACCAAATCTCGAGCCATACATGCAGCTTCTTGAACCAGAAATGCTACTCGAGAAGCAAAAGGACAAGATGAAGAGGCATGAAGCTTGGCGTGTATATGGAGCCTTGCTG TGTGCATCTGGTCAGTGCATGCACGATAAGCTGAAAAAATTCCGTAGCATTTTTTTGCCTCCTTCTCGTGCCACTTTGAAGAGCAATGGGAAGATTGCAACAGTAAAGACAA ATAAACGCAAAGCAAGTGCAGACAATTCGATGCAGCAACCGCCATTCAAGAAAATAGCCACAGATGGAAGCATGGGGGGCATGGCGATTAACTCCATGCAATTGCAAACTGACATGCAAGGTGGATTTTCAACTGGCATTGTGGCTTCCCAGGGTGTTATATCATCAATGTCTCGGTCGTTAACAAATGAAAGCTTGCCAACAAGAGAGTTGGGAGGTCAAATGACAAAGAAATCTTCTGTTCTTGCTCAGGCTTGGAAAGAGGATATGGATGCAGGTCATTTACTGGCGTCATTGTTTGAAATTTTTGGTGAAAGTGTGTTCTCCTTTACTCCCAAACCTGAGTTAGCCCTCTTCTTGTGA